The following proteins are encoded in a genomic region of Ctenopharyngodon idella isolate HZGC_01 chromosome 12, HZGC01, whole genome shotgun sequence:
- the josd1 gene encoding josephin-1 has product MGSTPCSGKGRGVGGFQELGCMPWKVSKQKGEAVGGRGSELEDRPNAGTPPTSSQPPTIYHEKQHRELCALHALNNVFQDGAAFSRDALQDIYQRLSPSTLVTPHKKNMLGNGNYDVNVIMAALQTRGFEAVWWDKRRDVGSIALPNVTGFILNVPSNLRWGPLRLPLKRQHWIGVREVGGVYYNLDSKLRSPHAIGTADELRKFLRHQLRGKNCELLLVVPEEVEVHQTWRSDN; this is encoded by the exons ATGGGGAGTACTCCATGTTCTGGTAAGGGGAGGGGGGTTGGGGGTTTTCAGGAGTTGGGTTGTATGCCATGGAAGGTCAGCAAGCAGAAAGGAGAAGCCGTCGGTGGACGTGGGTCTGAGCTAGAGGATAGGCCAAATGCTGGAACGCCCCCCACCTCGTCACAACCTCCCACCATTTATCACGAAAAGCAGCATCGAGAGCTGTGCGCCCTGCATGCCCTAAACAATGTCTTCCAGGACGGAGCAGCATTCAGCCGTGATGCACTTCAGGACATCTACCAGAG gCTCTCTCCTAGCACTTTGGTCACACCCCACAAGAAAAACATGCTGGGTAATGGTAACTATGATGTGAATGTCATCATGGCTGCATTGCAGACCCGTGGGTTTGAGGCTGTTTGGTGGGACAAGAGAAG GGATGTTGGCAGCATTGCACTGCCGAATGTCACTGGTTTCATTTTGAATGTGCCATCCAATCTGCGCTGGGGGCCGTTGCGACTGCCCCTCAAGCGGCAGCACTGGATTGGAGTTCGAGAAGTGGGAGGAGTCTACTATAACTTGGACTCCAAACTGCGCAGTCCTCATGCTATCGGAACAGCTGATGAACTGAG GAAGTTCTTGCGTCACCAGCTTCGAGGGAAGAACTGTGAACTCCTATTGGTCGTGCCAGAGGAGGTGGAAGTCCACCAGACGTGGAGGTCTGATAACTGA
- the xrcc6 gene encoding X-ray repair cross-complementing protein 6: MADWGEYYQNEDDEVEQDEEDSGGDYKISGRDSLVFLVDASKEMFIKGEDGEPSNFDMTMQCVRSVYTSKIISSDKDLVALVFYGTEQSKNPRNTFKHVYIYHDLDSPGAQRVQDIDKLQGEKGAQLAEKILGSGETSLGEALWCCSNLYSDIKLRLSHKRLMIFTCRDDPHGGDAAKDRQARTKASDLKETGVVIDLMHLTKPGGFDVSLFFCDIVSPPEDESELGIQLEPCRKLEDLTKRVRAKELKKRAQSRLTFSLGEGVNLAVGVYVLARTATKPPAVRLYRDTNEPVRTKTRYFHTHNGGILLPNDMKRAQVYGKKQIVMEKDEVDEIKKFDEPSLVLMGFKPMDRLKLHHHLRPALFIYPEEEQIAGSSCMFTALLLKCSEKNVFALCRYIPRRNTPPRFVALVPQREELDQSQTQATPPGFHAIFLPFADDIRTLDAHEGPTASDEQVDKMKEIVHKLRFKYRSDAFENPMLQQHYRNLEALALDMLAPEPIEDLTMPKVNMIDDRLGPLVQEFKDLVYPPDYNPEGKPAAKRKPAESSGGGAEKKPKVEMSEEDLKNHIAKGTLGKLTVPVLKDACKQFGIRTTGTKKQELIDALTMQLSK, translated from the exons ATGGCGGACTGGGGAGAGTACTATCAAAACGAAGACGATGAAGTTGAGCAGGACGAGGAAGATTCTGGGG GTGATTACAAAATCAGTGGTCGTGACAGCCTGGTGTTTTTGGTTGATGCATCCAAAGAGATGTTCATCAAGGGTGAGGATGGAGAGCCATCAAATTTTGACATGACTATGCAG TGTGTGCGCAGTGTGTACACTAGTAAGATCATAAGCAGTGACAAAGATCTGGTTGCTTTGGTGTTCTATGGGACTGAGCAGAGCAAGAACCCCAGAAACACCTTCAAGCATGTCTACATTTACCACGACTTGGATTCTCCTG GAGCTCAGCGTGTACAGGATATTGATAAACTGCAGGGTGAGAAAGGAGCTCAGTTGGCTGAAAAGATCCTGGGCAGTGGGGAAACTTCCCTCGGAGAGGCTCTATGGTGCTGCTCCAACCTTTACAGTGACATCAAGTTGAGACTGTCACACAAGCGCCTCATGATCTTCACATGCAGAGATGACCCTCACGGAGGAGACGCCGCTAAAGACAGACAGGCTCGTACAAAAGCTTCTGACCTTAAAGAGACAG GTGTGGTCATAGACTTGATGCACCTCACAAAGCCTGGAGGGTTTGATGTTTCCCTGTTCTTTTGTGATATTGTAAGCCCTCCAGAAGATGAAAGTGAGCTTGGCATCCAGCTTGAGCCCTGTAGGAAACTCGAGGACTTGACGAAGAGGGTCAGAGCTAAAGAGTTGAAGAAAAGAGCTCAAAGCAG GTTAACATTCTCGCTCGGAGAAGGTGTCAATCTGGCAGTCGGTGTATATGTGTTGGCCAGGACTGCCACCAAACCTCCTGCCGTCAGACTTTACAGAGATACTAACGAACCTGTGCGCACTAAAACCCGCTACTTCCACACCCACAACGGGGGCATACTTTTGCCAAATGATATGAAGAGGGCACAG GTTTATGGGAAGAAACAGATTGTGATGGAAAAGGATGAGGTGGATGAGATTAAGAAGTTTGATGAACCAAGTTTGGTGCTGATGGGGTTTAAGCCCATGGACCGCCTCAAACTGCACCATCATTTGCGACCCGCACTCTTCATATACCCTGAGGAAGAGCAGATAGCAGGCAG CTCCTGTATGTTTACAGCTCTGCTTTTGAAGTGCAGTGAGAAAAATGTATTTGCACTGTGCAGATACATTCCTCGTCGTAACACTCCACCTAGGTTTGTAGCACTGGTTCCCCAGAGAGAAGAACTGGATCAGAGTCAAACTCAGGCAACACCTCCAG GCTTCCATGCGATATTTCTTCCCTTTGCTGATGACATACGCACTTTGGATGCTCACGAGGGTCCCACAGCCTCTGATGAGCAGGTGGACAAGATGAAAGAGATTGTGCATAAGCTCCGCTTTAAATACAG GAGTGATGCATTTGAAAACCCAATGCTGCAGCAGCACTACAGGAATCTGGAGGCTTTGGCTCTTGATATGCTTGCACCTGAGCCCATTGAGGATCTGACAA TGCCCAAGGTAAATATGATAGATGATCGTCTTGGCCCACTGGTTCAGGAGTTCAAAGATTTAGTCTATCCTCCTGATTATAACCCAGAAGGGAAGCCTGCAGCTAAACGCAAACCTG CCGAATCTAGCGGTGGTGGTGCTGAAAAGAAGCCCAAAGTTGAGATGTCTGAAGAAGATCTGAAAAACCATATCGCAAAGGGCACCTTGGGCAAACTGACAGTTCCTGTGCTAAAAGATGCATGCAAGCAGTTTGGAATACGTACAACAGGAACCAAGAAACAGGAGCTAATAGATGCCCTGACCATGCAGCTCTCAAAATAA